The Arabidopsis thaliana chromosome 5, partial sequence genomic interval GTCAAAAGTTAAGATATGGAGGGGAATGGGTTTTTAGCCTTTTATACGACTTCGCTAGCTAACTTTAATTGACTTCGCCGACATACATATacatcatatattcatatatatggtCCCATTTCATAACTTCATACAAGTAGTTATACATTCAATCATATATTAACTGTTAAGTATATATAACacactaattatatatacttaaaacaatttgaaaaatatattttgtacgTTTACCCGATTATATCGAACATTAGACATCATttggttattttatttatgcgACTAGGTCTTCATATATAATGCTTAGAAATTAGAATAACgttatgttttggtttctgtattagtttttaattattttaaaaattaagtCCAATGTTCTCGATGAATTCTATTTTTGTACGCTTCCAATTAGATAGCAACTACAATTAATGGGTTAGTAGGTTAGGTCATATGTAGCTTCcgattgatttttgttttctccatcCTTTGAGGTGGGTCATATATGTACACACGGTACCCATATAATTTGCTCGTGCATTATGCATAATTGATCGTTTCAAGTTTCACGTATAATTTGTCGCTTTCACGAGACACCATCGAAACATAAGTGTGTCACATTTCATGCCAGCGAAGCGTTGCATGGCGTTGATATTATCACATATTTTCGCCGCCTTCTGAATAATTTGTAGCCCTACGAATCACATTGGCAACTACATATACCTATCCAGACGCACGCTCACACCAAAAACACATTAATTGTTATGACGATGAAATTTTAGCTTTCTTATAAGCCGATCATATCAATTGTATTAGTGTATGGTTATAATATCACTCAATTGGTTGGGGATATAATCTTAATTACAATGACCAAAACATTTAGCATAGTAAATTGTGTTAGTGACTATATGTCATTAGTCCATGCTATATATTAAAAGGCCATGcttcaagaaaatataatgataatattttattatattaaataaaactaaagagaATCGATAATATGAAAGAAGACGGCCGGAATTAGTTTAACCAAAAACGTGATTATGATAGGAAAATATCAACCAAATTTATCAAACTGAAATGATAGTATGATTGTCATCTGACATTATTTGTATCAGAAGTAACATTTGTCatctaatattttcataaaatatatctaattataAATGTCCCAATTATAAATTCAGATcttgtattaaaattttgtttctttaatatatatatactgacAAGATTCTGTAGTTAcaattatgtaaaataaaaaaaaataaaaaaattatgtaaaataaattcaaaaactttttttttggtaactgcagttgtttgtttctcttaataatatatgtttttgttttcttacgtTGGGTACGgataatttgtatttttgtaaaaatgtgGCTTCTGTGATAGATATTTTagtagatttttgttttttcgacTGAAATTCACGTGTTAAATACAAAGGTAAAAGGTAAGCTTACAGTTCTGCCTAGTTCTGAGTTCTGGCAAGGTGACGTAAAATAggcgtatatatatatttcaagttttaaaaaaagtacTTACATGTGGTGGGTCTACGAGACTCATCTTCCTCGTATGTCGTGCCTTGACGTAGGTAAATCCAACGGCtctacttttatttacctgagatttgaacttttaaaGTTCTACTACCAAGTCTACAACTATTTGATGAGACCACAACCAATATTGTGATGTGAACCTATGAATACGTAAAATTAAGTATAGTGAGTTGTAGACCATGAATTAAGTGGGTTTGAAAATTGAGACCGCATCATTCGATATCCATGAATATAGAACATTTCACAACGTTCtagaatttagaaaaataaaatatactttgaagatattaaagaaaaaaaaaagacgaatAAAAGATAAAGTGTTATAGAATTTAAAAAGGGAAAggcaaagaaacagaagaagagaggaccACGCAGATGTAAGGCAATAATTGACATAGGAAAGGGCGTGGTTCGTACGCCTTACCCTAGCTATACTAACCACTGCTCAAAATACTTTGTAAGTTGTAGATCTCTATATACTTACATACTGATACTGTATACATAGTTCCATAGTATTATTGAATATTGATTACTGAAATACGTAAGGATTTGATCCCTACTACAGTAACCAAGTGCTTTATATCTCCATTATGGGTTCCCTCAAAACAATAGATTTTGAATAGCTCTGGGAAGCAGCATTTAAATAATATGGTTTATTACGATATTAGTGTGGTTAGTGTATGTCGGTTTAGATGTCTAGTTGCAGCTAATCGTATACTCGAatgataaactaaaatatctaATGTTTAATTGCAATATATATAGCCAAGACATGTAGCTTAGCTTAGCTATAGCTAGTAGCTTTTTCTTAGTGCatgtcatttttattttaataaatccAAATTCTGATTTCATTCTCTCAATGATATGCAAATAAgggaaatattaaaaactatatatacgtaaattttgttttaggagccaattttttttatacacCAATAAAACCATCTGAGCCAATCGTATTATCAATGTATCTTGGTCTTACCTTCAGCAATTTTTGTATGGGCTGAGTCGGTCATCTTAAACGCCCATGTTTTTGTCAATGATGATTACATGTAACCGTAACTTggtgttttaattaaaaacgtTTAGAATGCGCATAGTCCTTAAACATTTCATAGCCACAttgtttttattcaattttttaaattaattttatttagcAGGATAAGATAACCCTTGAATTTATTGAATTGCATCTTTCAATAACTTCAGACGTAAACTGTTCAACGTAAATAGTATAAACTTTTATCCGGACATGCACGGAAGTGTTTATCCCTGTCGCATAATATCTACATTtcgaaaattttaaaaaccaaaaaatagtACTACTTGATAATACACGTTTATGGAAACTACCACGTCACCCTAAGAAGAACCTTACTACAGGCTGTCCAAAAACTTGCCTAACCAATTAAATATATCCACGTGGCATACGTTGACATGTACGCTCTTTGCATTTTACAGCTCTTGCCCGTTCAAAAAACCTCGGTATATAAATAAGCTCTCAATGGTTTCACAAAACTCATattcaaaaacagaacacaacCTCTCTTCTCACTCTATATACTCCCAAAATGGCTTATAACTACCGTTTTGCCATTCTTCTCGTTCTCCTCTCCGCCACCGTCGGCTTTACCGCAGCCGCGTTGAAGCCTCCGGTTCGAACCTTGAACGGAAACATTACTCTTAATCTCATTTGGTACGGAAAATTCACCCCAATCCAACGGTCCATAATCGTCGATTTCATCCGCTCTATCAGTTCTGTCACCGCCGCCAAAGGTCCATCCGTCGCGTCGTGGTGGAAGACGACGGAGAAGTACAAAACCGGCGTTTCAACTCTTGTTGTCGGTAAACAGCTCCTCCTTGAGAATTACCCTCTCGGAAAATCCCTAAAGAGCCCTTACCTTCGTGCTCTGTCAAGCAAACTTAACGCTGGTGGTGCTCGGTCAATAACCGTCGTCTTAACGGCGAAAGACGTCACCGTTGAGGGACTCTGTATGAACCGATGCGGGACTCACGGGTCAAAGTCAAGTTCCGTTAACAGTGGAGCTTACGTGTGGGTCGGAAACTCTGAAACGCAGTGTCCTGGTTACTGCGCGTGGCCGTTTCATCAGCCTATCTACGGACCTCAGTCTCCGCCGTTAGTCGCACCTAACGGCGACGTCGGAGTTGACGGAATGATTATAAACATCGCGACTCTTCTTGTTAACACCGTAACGAATCCGTCTCCAGAAGCTGTCTCGGCTTGTACCGGGATATTCGGTTCGGGTGCTTACCCGGGTTACGCGGGTCGGGTTCTCGTAGACAAGACGAGTGGAGCGAGTTACAACGCTTTGGGTCTCGCCGGTAGAAAATATCTATTGCCGGCGTTGTGGGATCCTCAGACTTCGACGTGTAAAACTATGGTTTGAATTTTAGATGGTCTGTGAACGAGACACGTGGCTAGAATTGATGGTGATTAAAAGCTTGTTGTAGTCAAAGAAAGTTTGTAGATATCTATCGCGTCTGGTTCGGAGTTTG includes:
- the EXL4 gene encoding EXORDIUM like 4 (EXORDIUM like 4 (EXL4); FUNCTIONS IN: molecular_function unknown; INVOLVED IN: biological_process unknown; LOCATED IN: membrane; EXPRESSED IN: 23 plant structures; EXPRESSED DURING: 13 growth stages; CONTAINS InterPro DOMAIN/s: Phosphate-induced protein 1 (InterPro:IPR006766); BEST Arabidopsis thaliana protein match is: EXORDIUM like 2 (TAIR:AT5G64260.1); Has 396 Blast hits to 396 proteins in 24 species: Archae - 0; Bacteria - 2; Metazoa - 0; Fungi - 0; Plants - 394; Viruses - 0; Other Eukaryotes - 0 (source: NCBI BLink).), which produces MAYNYRFAILLVLLSATVGFTAAALKPPVRTLNGNITLNLIWYGKFTPIQRSIIVDFIRSISSVTAAKGPSVASWWKTTEKYKTGVSTLVVGKQLLLENYPLGKSLKSPYLRALSSKLNAGGARSITVVLTAKDVTVEGLCMNRCGTHGSKSSSVNSGAYVWVGNSETQCPGYCAWPFHQPIYGPQSPPLVAPNGDVGVDGMIINIATLLVNTVTNPSPEAVSACTGIFGSGAYPGYAGRVLVDKTSGASYNALGLAGRKYLLPALWDPQTSTCKTMV